CAAATTAAATCAGACCTAAATAATTCTCCATGTGTTTCAGCTAACATCTTATTAGGTAGCAATTATTCAAGTGAAAGATTACAACTAGTGAAAGATCAAAAAACTATCAATAAAAAAGTTCTtcattttcaaccattatcatAATAGAATTACCATTTCAATATCCAAAATTAAATGCTTTTAGAGAATAGACATTACTTGGGAGAAAATCATGGAGCACAAGAGAGACTATATTCCAAAGACTCATCAGACTAATGAAAAACTGAAGGACATCAATTTATTTTTACCCAAAAACATGCTTGAACATGTTAAACTTTTCAAGATTACAAAAATGTTAGATACAAATGTTGAAGAATGATTGTAAATTATATATTCTCCAACAGTGGGAGAACTTCTTAACTCCTTTATGCTAGGAGACAGTTTATAAGTCTTTGCCTAGTACAGAGGGTCATGCACCACCGTTAACAGACCTAGCTATAACCCTAACATTTAGCTAATAAAGTAACACTAGCTTCACAAGAATTATGGCTCAGAACTGATAGAACAATGCAGTATGCTCAGCTTTTGAATCTCTCAATGATGTTTAATGCTGACTATATACCATTCAAATTATGCTAGACTAACCCAGTTAAGAAAAAAACTACGCTAGCATAAAAGTCTGGGtcatcaaaggtaaaaaaaaattcaaaacaagCCAAGAGAGTATTAGATTGAACAACTACCTTTACGGCATTTTGTGAAGCCAACAATGTTTGCAATGCTGAGGCTCAGACAAACTCCAACAACTAATAGATAATCTGCTTGAAACCTTATAAGTGAGAATATCCCAAGGAAAATCCATGCAACAGCCTGCACCAATAAGAAGCATCCTCTCTCAGAACTAATTATAGATTCTCATGATAAAGCAAAGTTTCCCCGTCGTGCACCTTTTCATTGCTATGATAGTGTATGATGAATTTATGATGGGTGATATTGAAGTTAATAAGAAACAGGAATAAAAAGTAGTGGAGAAATGCATGCCTACTTAGATTTCTAgaatgaaataaagaaaaagataaacatGAAGGAAATAACCATGTTTTGGATGGTGGTTTCAAGAGTTTTATATGATTTCTCAAAATTAAGCAGTCAAAATGGTATATGTCAAGGTTCACTAAAACGGGTACTGGAGGTTGTATCAACTGTCTACTAGTTCGGTATGGTACCAATACATACCATACGGACCTGAGGCATACTAGAaccagagagagggagaggatgggggAGAGGGATGCAAAGAAGAAGCCGGGGAGTTGGGGATCTTTGGTGAAGCCGAAGTTGCACAAGCGGGGCTTCAAGGGAGGAGATGACAGAGGTGTCGAGGGATTCCATGGCAGAGGGTTTGTTTGAACAGAGAGGTTGAGAGGGAGAGATGTGGTGAAAGGGAGGGATGCGTAATGGTGGTCCATGCTCATCATTGTCAGGGATGGAAGTGTTGAAACTCTAACCCTAGCACAAGAGAGGTGAGGAGGATTGAGAGGCGAGGAGGGTTGGAAGGCGGAAGAGGGTTGGGACTCGGGAGGGTATGCAAAAGCCTGAACTATCTAAATCACCCTGAAGCGAGTTGTACCGAGGGGTTGAGCGACCTAAACCTCCACTTTGTCCTAGTAATCAACTGACTCAAGTTAGTACGCCCTGAACTGGGTAGTTCAGGAGGAGATGGCTGAGCTCAGTATATATCATGACAAAGAGAGGTACCTCAGCAGCATTAAGGGTGAGGGTTTGGTAATATGCCCCTCGTTTGACTTTGGCTTCATTATGCTATGAGGATATCTTTACAAGTAGCGTCTCACATTACTACAGAAATTTACAGAAAAAACATGACTTATAAATGCGTATTAAACAACACAATATGTGGTTTTGCAAGATTTGCAGAAACTCATTAAGCTTGAAGAAAATGGAGATATCTTTTATGCATGATACTTAAAAATTAGAATGTACAGAACAGAAGATTAGTAGCAGAAAATGCATAACTATCTCTTTGGAGCCTACATGGTTGAGTTGCGCTACTGTAACTTCATAATTGCTCCCTGACCTTTAAAACCAAGCTTTGGCAATAGTAAAACTGGCATTAAGTAGGTTGGATTAAATAACTCTCAACCCATACCCAGCCCATTCATAATCAAGTTAAAAAGAATTAATCCATGCAATATTATATGGACAACTATCAAATCTGCCAACTGGTGTAACTTGTCACTTGTCAGTCATAAAccttaaaaaagtaaaaatggaataGGGCAAAGAAGAGATCTAGGACTAGGCATCCAAATAAAGTAAGAGACAGGTGAGAGGAGATCAAAGTGGAGAAGATAACATGATAAATCCTGAACATGTTGTCTGCTCCCCTTctctaatcaattttttttattctctctctcttaaacATGAAGTATATCATCTTCTTAATCACCCTAACCAGAACTTGACTAACCCATGGCCCACCTCCCCATTACCATTGTCTTATGGGCACATGGCTAAGATTTGAAAGCTTGTCCTATTAATTGGTACCTGTCAATCAGGGATCCAAGCACAGTACATTTATATTTGGACTGGACATGGGCAACCAATAACCGACCCGATTACAGAAAGCACAGTTAAAACCTTCTATTGCACTAGTTTGAGCAGGTTGGCAGGCCCAGGTTAGAAACTGCCACCCTAGGTTTCAGCCTAGAGTCTCCCAAGTTCACTGCAATACATAATGTGAGATACAAGATAACAACCAATGTTCATAGGCAAAGTAGAGCATAAATGGAAAAAAAGTGCTCCTAAGCAGTCAAAAAGAAATGTAGAGTTATAGATTTGCTCCTTGAATTTTACTTGTATTTTCTAATGCTTTATTCTACTAAATTATACAAGCTATGCATCAATATTCAGTACCAATCTTTTGGTTAAAGGACAGGTCTTCTTCCTCTAATTGATAAAAGGATGCATGCTATACTTGATCGAGCTACTGATGGTTGTTAGGGATAtccagaagaagaaaagaaaaaagaatagtaTAAAAAAGTGTACTTTTTGCCTAAGGATAACAACAAACTTCAATAGCACAGTACATGTTGGTTGTACGATTAGAAACTGAAGACATATTTCAATGATATGGAAGATGGGTCAGTAAATCCTAATAATGGCTTGAGTTTGGATTGCCTTTCAGTGACAAGGAGTTGAGATTATGTATACCAATTGGACCAAATGGTCATTATGATATCTAATTTGTGTAATGCGAAGTATATAAGCAATTCGATAGGTAAATGATAGATCTACAACAGTAAAAGATGGACAAATGTCACATGAAGGAcaagtacatacatacatatacatatacatacacatatatgcaGGTATCATTGCactagagaggaaaaaaaattgtaCCGGTAGAGTATTATGTGTCATTTTGGAGTTTGAAACTGGCTAACTTACTAAATTCTGTAGTTTTTAGCCTTCCTTTCGCATATGTTTctctaaataaaatttctataattgcaCATACATGAAATCATGTAAGCAAGTATGTAGAAGTCTACATTAATACCTCTTTTTTTGAACTTTTAATAACACATGCATGCAAGTGTATCTTCGACAATACACAAGCATAATCAACATATCCGTGCACACATGCCATATACATGTTATCCTAATAATGATGGTTAAAAAAACATTCTTGTGTTGTATTTTGATTGCCAAATTCTTAGTTCGTCATCCACataataacttgtgagaagtgaCAAGGCCTCTCTAGGAACCTCACAACTGATTCATAAAAGGAACGCAAGCATATTACATCAGCGATAACCATCATTCCCTCTACTTGCAGATCTAGACAAAGGATGGAAACCACTTGCATCATGAGCACATAATTTATTATAAACTAATGTTCCTCAAAATTAAGGTTTGCAATCTCGGCAACGACACTCAATATACAGGATGTACTTAGTCTCGTTACCCTACTGGTATTGGTAGGGTACACCCCATACCAGGTGGTCGAGTCTGAGATTGCAAACCTTGCTCACAATAACTTACCGTGAGATAAAGTGTCCACCAAAAGAGCCATGAGTCCTTCTTATTCATGCGAGCAAGAGACTGAACATAAAGAAATAAGTAAGAGCATGAGATGCGTCGTcaaagacaaacaggaaagaaaATAGACCTATCAAACAATTTCTAATTAAAACTCGTGTCAAGGTAACATTTCAAACCTCTTGATCCAAGCACTCAAACTTCCACACACTCTCTCCTTGTTCATTTATCTCATTCCACCACCTCAGACCAACCAATATCCGTCCACTCACATTCTTGACGACCCAAAAATCAAGAGCAGCAAGAAGAACAGTAACCACGAAAATGATCACAAAACTATTGAAGAAAAGAGCTGAGAGAATATAGAACGCCAATGCTGCAGCCTATCAACATCAAAGACGCCAAATTAGAAACCGACTTCAAAACAAAGGTAATCGCAAATTAAAACAAATTAGTACTCTTGGAGAAACAACAAACCTTGAAGAGAACATGGAAAAAACAAGTCCTCGGATTTGCATAATTTTCTCCTGTAGGCTGCAAACAGAAATCGCATCCTgctcagaaaaaaataaagtgcGAACCAAAGAATCGCTGAAATGCATCAAATCCTATCAAGATTTCGACATCAAAGAATCTAAATCAACCACTGAATAACACACA
The Phoenix dactylifera cultivar Barhee BC4 chromosome 3, palm_55x_up_171113_PBpolish2nd_filt_p, whole genome shotgun sequence DNA segment above includes these coding regions:
- the LOC103701026 gene encoding Golgi apparatus membrane protein-like protein ECHIDNA, encoding MERVQPTGENYANPRTCFFHVLFKAAALAFYILSALFFNSFVIIFVVTVLLAALDFWVVKNVSGRILVGLRWWNEINEQGESVWKFECLDQESLARMNKKDSWLFWWTLYLTAVAWIFLGIFSLIRFQADYLLVVGVCLSLSIANIVGFTKCRKDAKKQIQQFASQTIASRFSSTLQSAFSVV